The following are from one region of the candidate division WOR-3 bacterium genome:
- a CDS encoding class I SAM-dependent methyltransferase: protein MTLQSRKKLRIMKLEEYSEAFTAIGPYYDTLMSFVNYSSWILYIEKILELNRIKEKRLFDLACGTGVCLELWVKKGFRVIGLDKSLTMLRECKKRFENFKDVYIINGDMIELPVNIKIPIVTCLYDSLNYLLSEKDLARTFRNIYEILDENGIFIFDMNTIHCLRDEWGDNTYYRQDRNINSVWSNSFDRSTSISSLRITLKIKENGNIRTVKEYHRERGYPLSFISRLLSEAGFRASLYRHLTFKPAWENDLRIMGVARK, encoded by the coding sequence ATGACATTACAATCACGAAAGAAGCTCCGAATTATGAAATTAGAGGAGTATAGCGAGGCATTCACCGCGATCGGCCCTTATTACGACACCCTGATGTCTTTTGTGAACTATTCTTCCTGGATACTCTATATCGAGAAGATTCTCGAGCTCAACAGGATAAAAGAAAAGAGGTTGTTTGACCTCGCCTGCGGGACGGGTGTCTGTCTTGAACTGTGGGTTAAAAAGGGGTTCAGGGTGATCGGGTTGGATAAGTCACTGACAATGCTCAGGGAGTGCAAAAAACGTTTTGAAAATTTTAAAGATGTTTATATAATAAACGGTGATATGATTGAACTTCCGGTTAATATAAAGATTCCGATTGTGACGTGTCTGTACGACAGTCTCAATTATCTGTTGTCTGAAAAGGACCTTGCCAGAACTTTCCGGAATATTTATGAAATTTTGGATGAAAACGGTATTTTTATTTTTGATATGAATACCATCCACTGCTTGCGTGACGAATGGGGCGACAATACATATTATCGCCAGGACCGTAATATCAATTCTGTGTGGTCGAATAGTTTTGACCGTTCCACTTCGATCTCTTCTTTAAGAATAACCCTCAAAATCAAAGAGAACGGAAACATCCGGACAGTTAAAGAGTACCATCGTGAGCGCGGTTATCCGCTCTCTTTCATCTCACGACTTCTTTCAGAAGCAGGATTCAGGGCTTCTCTGTACCGTCACCTTACCTTTAAGCCAGCGTGGGAGAATGATTTGAGGATAATGGGGGTGGCGAGAAAATGA
- the guaB gene encoding IMP dehydrogenase: MDTIKKIKYKEGLTFDDILLIPQYSETLPRDCVVSTYFSRHIKLNIPLVSAAMDTVTESAMAIAIAQEGGIGVIHKNMPIDEQQLQVRKVKRAESGMIRNPITVYEESPIRVARELMDKYGISGVVVVNKNKRLVGILTNRDIIFEKNLNKKVCDIMTHEKLITAPEGTSLERAQRILKKNRIEKLPIVDKSGRLKGLITVRDIIKKMEHPYATVDKMGRLRCAAAIGIDKTTIERANALVEAEVDALVIDTAHAHSKSVITMAARIKKLFPKVELIVGNIGTMEAAKELMKLDIDGVKVGIGPGSICTTRVVAGIGVPQVTAICECVAVTRKENIPIIADGGIRYSGDVVKALACGASSVMIGNLFAGTEESPGETILLEGRRYKEYRAMGSLGAMPRGSADRYFQESAKKFVPEGVEGRVPYRGLVKDVIFQLVGGLKAGMGYCGAKDIKTLQKKAQFIKISPAGLRMGHPHDITITKEAPNYEIRGV; the protein is encoded by the coding sequence ATGGATACCATTAAAAAAATCAAGTACAAAGAAGGTCTCACCTTTGACGACATTTTATTAATTCCACAGTATTCAGAAACTCTGCCCCGTGATTGTGTGGTTTCCACCTATTTTTCACGCCACATCAAGTTGAATATTCCCCTGGTCAGTGCGGCGATGGATACGGTGACGGAATCGGCGATGGCGATAGCAATCGCCCAGGAAGGTGGAATCGGTGTCATTCACAAGAATATGCCGATCGACGAGCAGCAGCTTCAGGTGCGAAAGGTCAAACGCGCCGAGAGCGGTATGATACGCAATCCCATAACTGTTTACGAAGAGTCTCCGATACGGGTCGCCCGGGAGTTGATGGATAAATACGGCATATCAGGCGTCGTCGTCGTAAATAAAAACAAACGGCTTGTCGGCATTTTGACCAACCGCGATATCATATTTGAAAAAAATCTGAATAAAAAAGTCTGTGACATAATGACACACGAAAAGTTGATAACCGCACCTGAGGGAACGAGTCTTGAAAGGGCACAGAGGATATTGAAGAAGAACCGTATTGAAAAGTTGCCTATAGTCGATAAATCTGGAAGATTGAAAGGCTTGATTACAGTGCGTGACATCATCAAGAAGATGGAACATCCGTATGCCACTGTTGATAAGATGGGCAGATTGCGCTGTGCCGCAGCCATCGGAATTGACAAAACGACCATAGAGCGGGCTAACGCCCTGGTCGAGGCAGAGGTCGACGCGCTTGTCATCGACACCGCTCACGCCCATTCCAAGAGCGTCATAACAATGGCGGCACGGATTAAGAAGCTTTTTCCAAAAGTCGAGCTCATCGTGGGAAACATCGGCACAATGGAAGCGGCGAAGGAATTGATGAAACTGGATATCGACGGCGTGAAGGTCGGTATCGGACCCGGTTCAATATGTACGACACGGGTTGTCGCGGGGATAGGAGTTCCTCAGGTCACGGCGATCTGTGAGTGCGTCGCGGTCACCCGAAAAGAGAACATTCCGATCATCGCCGACGGTGGAATCAGATATTCAGGAGACGTCGTCAAGGCGCTGGCGTGTGGTGCATCAAGTGTCATGATTGGAAATCTTTTCGCCGGCACTGAAGAGAGTCCGGGTGAAACCATTCTACTTGAAGGAAGAAGGTATAAGGAGTATCGGGCAATGGGTTCTTTGGGTGCGATGCCCAGAGGTTCTGCAGACCGCTATTTCCAGGAATCCGCCAAGAAGTTTGTTCCTGAAGGTGTGGAAGGTCGGGTTCCTTACCGCGGTCTGGTCAAGGATGTTATCTTTCAGCTCGTCGGCGGTTTGAAAGCCGGTATGGGATACTGCGGAGCGAAAGACATCAAGACCCTGCAGAAGAAAGCACAGTTCATAAAGATAAGTCCGGCGGGTCTCAGAATGGGACATCCCCATGACATTACAATCACGAAAGAAGCTCCGAATTATGAAATTAGAGGAGTATAG
- a CDS encoding DNA helicase UvrD, which translates to MIIADLHIHSRYSRATSKEMIVPKIAEYAKLKGIGMVATGDFTHPEWLKELKNYLEEAGDGIYRYGDIKFILNVEVNNIYTKKGKLRRLHNLIFAPDFATVGKINSYLQKYGKLEADGRPILSLDTYEMFKALLDISSDIFLIPSHIWTPWFSLFGSNSGFDSVEECFEDLSDQFFAVETGLSSDPPMNWRLSSLDRYTLVSNSDAHSPTRLGREVNVFSEELNYFQLRDVLKNKDKEKFLYTIEFYP; encoded by the coding sequence ATGATAATAGCGGATCTCCATATCCATTCACGCTATTCACGGGCGACATCAAAGGAGATGATTGTTCCGAAGATTGCAGAATATGCGAAGTTAAAGGGTATTGGAATGGTCGCCACCGGAGATTTCACCCATCCGGAATGGTTGAAAGAGCTCAAGAATTATCTTGAAGAAGCCGGCGACGGAATATACCGGTATGGAGACATCAAGTTTATACTGAACGTGGAGGTGAATAATATCTACACCAAAAAGGGAAAACTCCGTCGACTCCATAATTTGATATTCGCACCGGACTTTGCGACAGTGGGGAAGATAAACAGTTATCTGCAGAAGTACGGAAAACTCGAAGCCGACGGCAGACCGATATTATCTCTTGATACCTATGAGATGTTCAAGGCGCTGCTTGACATTTCATCGGATATTTTTCTCATCCCTTCTCATATCTGGACGCCGTGGTTTTCACTATTCGGCTCTAATTCAGGATTTGATTCGGTTGAGGAATGTTTTGAGGACTTGAGTGATCAATTTTTTGCGGTCGAGACAGGCCTTTCTTCTGACCCGCCGATGAACTGGCGTTTGTCCAGTTTGGACAGATATACCCTTGTTTCCAACTCAGACGCCCATTCTCCGACAAGACTCGGTCGTGAGGTCAATGTTTTCAGTGAAGAACTGAATTATTTCCAGCTGCGGGACGTGCTGAAGAACAAAGATAAAGAGAAGTTTTTATACACGATTGAGTTCTATCC
- a CDS encoding T9SS type A sorting domain-containing protein translates to MKITSMLLQPDQDKVGFVKRTLLKTIISFIGGFFLWSVIHGSAAAATYTVTNTNDTGNGSLRWAMIQANTNPGADIINFNLPGAGVQTIYPLSQLPVLTDTAGVFIDGLSQPGASAGSNPPSSCTLMVEINGAHAGPAHGFWIFSSNNTIQGLVIDSFEQHGVRIQGTPSGAYGNVITLNFVGMDPSGTVIRRNGWNQSRYWGGIYIEVAADTVGFAFDNIIDMNLVSGNYAEGVGISSCPPGDVYNNQVFNNYIGTDYTGTQDCGNVHDGVYIGEGAHDNIIDGNLISGNDFEGVCVIGYPPLGWNSYANIITHNTIGLDINLTALPNTMDGVSIGQYGNIYQGGYASGNVIDSNTIACNGQNGVSVWEHQNTNANCDHNQITMNSIYNNGGLGIDLNDDGVTVNDNGDPDTGSNEEVNFPVINNARYFTTPSQTVIDGTIDIDTDPTQATIEVFKALADPSGYGEGQIYLGSTTADAVGNWSITVTGLNVGDDVTATTTDLNFNTSEFCQNIAVVLGIDEENSAAPPYVQTLIKSSPNPFSVKTVIRYSIPRTGRVKFSIYDISGKRVKVLKDEVCAPSDYSVCWDGADEHGEELPPGIYFCRLKTAESSITEKLIKTE, encoded by the coding sequence ATGAAAATCACTTCAATGTTATTACAACCCGACCAGGATAAAGTCGGTTTTGTAAAGAGAACCTTGTTGAAGACAATAATCTCTTTCATCGGAGGTTTTTTTCTCTGGTCGGTAATTCATGGTTCTGCCGCCGCTGCAACATACACCGTAACAAATACAAATGATACGGGCAACGGCAGTCTCAGATGGGCGATGATTCAGGCGAACACCAATCCCGGCGCAGATATCATCAATTTCAATCTTCCGGGCGCCGGTGTTCAAACGATCTATCCTTTATCTCAGCTTCCCGTGCTCACCGACACAGCGGGCGTTTTCATCGATGGATTATCACAACCCGGTGCATCCGCGGGTTCTAATCCGCCGTCGAGCTGCACCCTTATGGTGGAGATCAACGGCGCCCACGCGGGTCCTGCCCACGGTTTCTGGATTTTTTCTTCGAACAACACAATCCAGGGATTGGTCATTGACAGTTTTGAGCAGCACGGTGTCAGAATTCAGGGGACGCCCAGCGGGGCATATGGGAATGTCATCACCCTGAACTTCGTCGGCATGGATCCGTCGGGTACTGTTATTCGAAGAAACGGATGGAATCAAAGCCGTTATTGGGGCGGCATCTACATCGAGGTCGCAGCCGACACCGTCGGTTTCGCTTTCGACAACATTATAGATATGAATCTCGTTTCCGGGAATTACGCCGAGGGCGTCGGGATATCAAGCTGTCCGCCCGGTGATGTCTATAACAATCAGGTCTTTAACAACTATATCGGGACCGATTATACCGGAACCCAGGATTGTGGTAATGTGCACGACGGTGTCTATATAGGTGAAGGTGCTCATGATAATATAATCGACGGCAATCTCATTTCAGGAAACGATTTTGAAGGTGTCTGTGTGATCGGCTATCCTCCCTTAGGATGGAATTCATATGCGAATATAATCACCCACAATACAATCGGTTTGGATATCAATCTAACCGCACTTCCCAATACCATGGACGGTGTGAGTATCGGACAGTACGGCAACATCTATCAGGGCGGGTATGCCAGCGGCAACGTGATCGACAGTAACACGATCGCCTGTAACGGCCAGAACGGTGTTTCAGTGTGGGAGCATCAGAACACCAATGCAAACTGCGACCATAATCAGATAACCATGAATAGTATCTACAACAACGGCGGTCTGGGTATTGATTTGAATGACGACGGAGTGACCGTGAATGATAACGGTGATCCAGATACGGGTTCCAATGAAGAGGTTAATTTTCCAGTGATTAACAACGCCCGCTACTTTACCACTCCTTCCCAGACAGTAATAGACGGAACGATCGATATCGACACCGATCCGACCCAGGCGACGATCGAGGTCTTTAAAGCCCTTGCAGATCCTTCGGGCTATGGTGAAGGGCAGATCTATCTCGGTTCGACGACCGCGGATGCGGTCGGTAACTGGAGTATAACCGTGACGGGATTGAATGTAGGAGACGACGTAACCGCAACGACGACCGATCTGAATTTCAATACCTCGGAGTTCTGTCAGAACATTGCGGTCGTTCTGGGAATCGATGAAGAGAATTCCGCAGCGCCGCCCTACGTCCAGACTTTAATCAAGAGTTCTCCGAATCCTTTTTCAGTAAAAACGGTCATTAGGTACAGCATACCCCGCACAGGTCGGGTGAAATTCAGTATCTACGACATTTCCGGAAAACGGGTGAAGGTTTTGAAAGATGAGGTGTGTGCACCGTCAGATTATTCGGTCTGCTGGGATGGTGCGGATGAGCATGGTGAAGAGCTGCCTCCAGGTATCTATTTTTGTCGATTAAAAACCGCTGAATCCAGCATCACGGAGAAGTTGATAAAGACTGAATAG